In Dyadobacter subterraneus, a single genomic region encodes these proteins:
- a CDS encoding ligand-binding sensor domain-containing protein, with translation MKKNLLLLNLALIFLLSGHAHAQKHYNVEHYNGDNGLPQNSVKSLFADSDGFIWMGTEDGLVRYDGSRFYIFNKFNLGITNTRSIFVQPSLRKDVAIEKAGRYIKGRNAVNYMFFLGWESVRIEKGKAVLDMAYSKEQVEKLKPFNKQYPHYFQATGYPNFLDKLRKIPQYLLRAGNTSEDFYLCDSTRIRYFENWKLKYSRPFKRNNLWSYFVMGPSLCYFDQKAGTITRVSDLKIEEKSIKGDITEHPLFKTNGRNISFYWNNVADETFLYLGDALYLLEDKPDGSLQTTLLVEDFDFKSKGIERVYYDYGTKKVFLGSATEGLFVLSKHQFSAINIKGDFRDNVFYAMLPFDENTVLTADGRIVGKSSVVGKDIDAQLPVLRKINPDDKLIITKDRNGNVWIKRGHMLIRIDLRNKRVTGIWQFKYNIETIFYDDISNQLWVGSDLQGLFRLDLNVLIPYAVNIIKSPFFHTTVIRRQDPEHLLVGTTTGLYRLNLRLRKPKLIAGTEKLYVKSIYTDAQKNIWLTGLERGLMLLKADDCLVNFPLD, from the coding sequence ATGAAAAAAAATCTATTACTGCTAAATCTGGCATTAATTTTTCTTTTGTCAGGGCATGCCCATGCCCAAAAACACTACAATGTAGAACATTACAATGGTGACAATGGTCTTCCCCAAAATAGTGTTAAATCACTTTTTGCAGATTCAGACGGTTTTATCTGGATGGGTACGGAGGACGGCCTGGTACGGTATGACGGATCGCGGTTTTATATTTTCAATAAATTTAATCTTGGCATTACCAACACAAGATCCATTTTTGTACAACCTTCGCTGCGGAAGGATGTAGCCATTGAAAAAGCCGGGCGTTATATCAAAGGCAGAAATGCTGTAAACTATATGTTTTTTCTGGGTTGGGAGAGCGTCCGTATTGAGAAGGGAAAGGCTGTTTTAGATATGGCCTATTCAAAAGAACAGGTTGAAAAACTCAAACCTTTCAATAAACAATATCCACACTATTTTCAGGCAACTGGTTACCCCAATTTTCTGGATAAACTGAGGAAAATTCCTCAATATTTGCTTCGTGCAGGAAACACAAGCGAGGACTTTTATCTTTGCGACAGCACCCGGATCAGGTATTTCGAAAACTGGAAACTGAAATACAGCAGGCCCTTTAAAAGAAACAACCTTTGGAGTTATTTTGTAATGGGCCCGTCGTTATGTTACTTTGATCAGAAAGCGGGTACAATCACCCGGGTCTCTGATCTTAAAATAGAGGAGAAATCGATAAAAGGAGATATTACGGAACATCCGTTATTTAAAACGAACGGGAGAAATATCAGTTTTTACTGGAATAATGTAGCCGACGAGACATTCCTGTACCTTGGAGATGCCCTTTATTTACTTGAAGACAAGCCGGATGGGTCATTGCAAACAACGCTGCTGGTTGAGGATTTTGATTTTAAATCAAAAGGTATTGAAAGAGTATATTATGACTATGGCACCAAAAAAGTATTTCTGGGAAGTGCTACGGAAGGGCTTTTTGTATTGAGTAAACATCAGTTTTCTGCAATCAACATCAAAGGGGACTTTCGTGACAATGTTTTTTATGCTATGCTTCCCTTTGATGAAAATACTGTTTTGACCGCAGATGGAAGAATCGTTGGCAAAAGCTCAGTAGTAGGAAAAGATATTGACGCACAACTCCCGGTTTTGAGGAAAATAAATCCGGATGACAAATTAATTATTACAAAAGACAGGAATGGCAATGTCTGGATAAAAAGAGGACATATGTTAATCCGGATAGATCTGAGAAATAAAAGGGTTACCGGTATATGGCAATTTAAGTATAACATAGAAACGATTTTTTACGACGATATCAGCAATCAACTATGGGTCGGATCGGATCTGCAAGGTTTGTTCAGGCTGGATTTGAATGTATTGATTCCTTATGCGGTAAATATTATAAAAAGTCCATTTTTTCATACTACCGTTATCAGAAGACAGGATCCGGAACATCTCCTTGTAGGGACAACCACTGGTTTATATCGTTTAAATCTTCGTTTAAGAAAACCAAAGCTGATTGCCGGAACGGAAAAGCTTTATGTAAAAAGTATATATACTGACGCACAGAAAAATATCTGGCTCACCGGTCTGGAAAGAGGACTTATGCTTTTAAAAGCGGATGATTGTCTGGTGAATTTTCCGCTGGATTAA
- a CDS encoding sensor histidine kinase, protein MTVKDLLHYSEAIEKIKHNKDQQNASVPSELFYVYHTKEEGFKTNEFNGCDHCGVRLANGNILLPSLNGLVGFRPGDIMEDRADGNIILDKAEVNRKTIIPSHDTLYFPMDPGQTKLHFSTAYFGNNYNLKLSYVLVKESRLAAPPDWIPMDKDLDIEFSSLNSGNYTLIIRKLNGFGINNYTIKKIYFIVPLKWYQTIWAEILLLFILIGLVYLYNWYSVRVVKRENIKLEELVSRRTSRLNQTLTDLEESKNEMSRQVHMLSRLLTSMTHDIQSPLNYIRLTSGNIPKMIQKAQYEDVAMLGEMIADSSGRMSNLLKGLLDYIKAHVFQNSLHYEAINLQLLVDEKFEIFKNMITENGSDFKNEISSNTVVYCDYQMLGIMIHNLIDNAAKFTRKGTIRIYFNASGENEGELVISNTTVGVPTEIQEMINTPETESIHLPMQVGQTRTSLGLLIVKEIAALVGVGLRVTQTDVTSFHLLFK, encoded by the coding sequence ATGACTGTAAAAGATCTGCTTCACTATTCAGAAGCCATTGAAAAAATAAAGCACAACAAAGATCAGCAGAATGCTTCGGTGCCATCTGAGTTATTTTATGTTTATCATACCAAAGAGGAGGGTTTTAAGACAAATGAATTTAATGGCTGCGATCATTGCGGAGTCAGGCTGGCAAACGGCAATATTTTGCTGCCTTCGCTAAATGGTCTGGTCGGGTTCAGACCGGGGGATATTATGGAAGACAGAGCCGACGGGAATATTATTCTGGACAAAGCGGAGGTAAACAGAAAAACCATTATTCCATCTCATGACACGCTTTATTTTCCGATGGATCCGGGGCAGACCAAGCTTCATTTTTCGACGGCGTATTTTGGCAATAATTACAATCTGAAACTTTCTTATGTGCTGGTAAAGGAAAGTCGTTTGGCTGCTCCGCCAGACTGGATTCCTATGGATAAGGATTTAGATATCGAATTTTCGAGCCTCAATTCCGGGAATTATACACTGATCATCAGAAAACTGAATGGTTTTGGCATCAATAATTACACGATAAAAAAAATATATTTCATTGTACCACTCAAATGGTACCAGACAATCTGGGCAGAAATCCTGTTGCTCTTTATCCTGATAGGGTTGGTTTATCTTTATAACTGGTATAGCGTGCGGGTCGTAAAACGGGAAAATATAAAACTGGAAGAACTTGTTTCGAGGCGCACAAGCAGGTTGAACCAGACGTTGACCGATCTGGAAGAATCCAAAAATGAAATGTCCCGGCAGGTGCACATGCTTTCCAGGCTTTTGACGTCCATGACGCATGATATCCAGTCGCCGCTGAATTATATAAGACTTACATCCGGCAATATTCCTAAAATGATACAAAAAGCGCAATATGAAGATGTTGCTATGCTGGGTGAAATGATTGCTGATTCGTCCGGGCGAATGAGCAATCTGCTGAAAGGTTTGCTTGACTATATCAAGGCGCATGTTTTTCAAAACAGTCTGCATTATGAAGCGATCAATCTTCAATTGCTGGTGGATGAAAAGTTTGAAATTTTTAAAAACATGATCACTGAAAATGGTTCAGATTTTAAAAACGAGATTTCCAGTAATACCGTGGTTTATTGTGATTATCAGATGCTGGGAATTATGATTCATAACCTGATCGATAATGCAGCCAAGTTTACCCGGAAAGGCACGATTCGCATCTATTTTAATGCCAGCGGCGAAAATGAGGGCGAACTTGTGATCTCCAATACCACCGTAGGCGTGCCAACGGAAATACAGGAAATGATCAACACCCCGGAAACTGAAAGTATACATTTGCCAATGCAGGTCGGACAAACGAGAACAAGTCTGGGACTTTTGATTGTCAAGGAAATTGCTGCGCTGGTAGGTGTAGGCCTGCGCGTGACGCAAACGGATGTTACCAGCTTTCATCTGCTGTTTAAATAA
- a CDS encoding helix-turn-helix domain-containing protein, translating into MKMKETASVFHHRLLRDHSEPGKFTVYRTEDLCGVTPLPHSRRDFYKISLVTKGEGILSFADKTFHLKDGVLIFFNPMIPYSWKPLSTNDSGFHCLFTEEFISHQLKAESLSRSPLFHAEGNHVLVADEKTITFLSGIYQQMIREMNSDYAHKYELLRSYIQIIMHEALKIEPMKEQNSGNSATRISMLFIDLLEKQFPILSTQHALEIKNANEFANRLAIHTNHLNRALKETTGSTTTELISTRIIKEAKDLLMHSNWDIGEIGYCLGFEHASNFNIFFKKQTGLSPNQFRKEAVSFRQPAVSNQLVSNSDPIAGS; encoded by the coding sequence ATGAAAATGAAAGAGACAGCCAGCGTTTTCCATCACCGGCTTTTACGGGATCACTCGGAACCGGGAAAGTTTACCGTTTACAGAACTGAGGATCTGTGCGGAGTAACCCCATTACCGCATTCGAGGAGGGATTTTTACAAGATTTCACTGGTCACAAAGGGAGAAGGAATTCTTTCTTTTGCTGATAAAACTTTTCACCTCAAAGATGGCGTCCTGATTTTCTTCAACCCGATGATTCCCTATTCATGGAAGCCGCTATCAACAAATGACAGCGGCTTCCATTGTTTGTTTACCGAAGAATTTATCAGTCACCAGCTTAAAGCAGAAAGTCTGTCGCGGTCGCCTCTTTTTCATGCGGAGGGAAATCATGTGCTGGTGGCAGATGAAAAAACGATTACATTTCTGTCGGGGATTTATCAGCAGATGATCAGGGAAATGAATTCAGATTATGCGCATAAATATGAGCTTCTGAGAAGTTATATTCAGATTATCATGCATGAAGCCCTTAAAATTGAGCCGATGAAAGAGCAGAATTCAGGAAATTCTGCAACGCGGATCAGTATGCTTTTTATCGACCTTTTGGAAAAACAATTTCCGATTCTTTCAACACAGCATGCCCTGGAAATTAAAAATGCCAATGAATTTGCAAACCGTTTGGCCATTCATACCAATCACCTGAACAGGGCACTTAAAGAAACAACCGGCAGCACAACAACGGAACTTATCTCGACAAGAATTATCAAGGAAGCAAAGGATCTTCTGATGCACAGCAACTGGGACATTGGGGAAATTGGATACTGTCTGGGTTTTGAACACGCTTCCAATTTTAATATCTTTTTCAAAAAGCAGACGGGGCTGTCACCTAATCAGTTTCGTAAAGAGGCGGTCAGCTTTCGTCAACCGGCTGTCAGCAATCAGCTTGTAAGCAATTCTGATCCGATAGCGGGTAGCTGA
- a CDS encoding oxidoreductase produces the protein MKNEKSWTKDNIGNQAGKTAIVTGANIGIGFETALGLYEAGAHVILACRSLENAEKALGEMKQKGGKGTLETGLLDLSDLGSVKIFAENFLQNHNLLDILINNAGVANPPKAKTTEGFELQFGTNFLGHFALTALLYPLLSATGGSRIISLSSIAYLHGQIDFGNLQSEKSYDASREYCQSKLATTIFGVELQRRIIAAGDHVLSLIAQPGANATGLARHMSQDAYDAAVEQMGPLMEPWQGALPSLYAATSSEVIPGGFYQPDQDGGFRGFPVQAEIDQIALNESVNRKLWSVAEQFTGQKFL, from the coding sequence ATGAAAAACGAAAAAAGCTGGACAAAGGATAATATTGGGAATCAGGCTGGTAAAACGGCCATTGTAACAGGAGCCAATATCGGTATTGGTTTTGAAACCGCGCTTGGGTTGTATGAAGCGGGCGCCCATGTGATACTGGCTTGCAGAAGTTTAGAAAATGCCGAAAAAGCTTTGGGGGAAATGAAACAAAAAGGCGGCAAGGGCACTCTGGAAACAGGTTTGCTTGATTTGTCAGACCTGGGATCTGTAAAGATTTTTGCTGAAAATTTTCTTCAAAATCACAACCTCCTGGATATTTTAATCAATAATGCCGGCGTAGCAAATCCTCCAAAAGCAAAAACTACGGAAGGATTTGAGCTGCAATTCGGGACAAATTTTCTGGGACATTTTGCACTTACCGCATTGCTATACCCATTGCTTTCAGCAACTGGCGGCTCTCGGATTATTTCACTGAGCAGTATAGCTTATCTGCATGGACAGATTGATTTTGGCAATTTGCAGTCGGAGAAATCTTATGATGCTTCAAGAGAATACTGCCAGAGCAAACTGGCCACGACGATTTTTGGTGTCGAATTGCAGCGAAGAATTATCGCGGCAGGTGATCACGTTCTTTCCCTGATCGCCCAGCCAGGAGCCAATGCTACCGGACTTGCCCGGCACATGAGCCAGGATGCCTATGATGCAGCGGTTGAACAAATGGGTCCGCTCATGGAACCCTGGCAGGGTGCGCTGCCGTCACTATATGCAGCCACTTCTTCGGAAGTTATACCAGGAGGATTTTATCAGCCTGATCAGGATGGCGGATTCAGAGGATTTCCTGTACAGGCGGAAATTGACCAGATTGCTTTGAATGAATCTGTTAACCGGAAATTGTGGTCAGTGGCAGAGCAGTTTACAGGGCAAAAATTTCTATGA
- the abc-f gene encoding ribosomal protection-like ABC-F family protein — protein sequence MLFLQGVTYAHPNRDVLFGDINMIINKQEKIALIGNNGTGKSTILKILAGALTVSSGQVKTDSKPYYVPQIFGQFNDYTIAQALGIDAKLTALQEILEGQVTEENLSLLDDDWAIEERSIEALMHWNLQSFDLNQKMDTLSGGQKTKVFLAGMMIHTPEIVLLDEPSNHLDKTSRNILYDYIRTTTNTLVVVSHDITLLNILHKVFELGKHGITVYGGNYDFYAEQKRIESEALNQDLRNKEKAFRKAREVERESVERQQKLDARGKKKQEKAGLPKISMNTFKNNAEKSTSRIRDVHTEKVDAIAQDISQLRKGLADVNKMKVDFDNSALHKGKILVSAKDINYGYSDQMLWKNALTFQITSAERIVISGSNGSGKTTLIKMILGEFLPQSGILERADFKAVYIDQDYSFIDNNLSVYEQAQKFNSGILQEHEIKIRLNRFLFTKEYWDKPCSTLSGGEKMRLILCSLTISNQAPDMIILDEPTNNLDIQNIEILTSAIQEYSGTLLIVSHDEHFLEQIHADRFIHL from the coding sequence ATGCTTTTTCTTCAAGGTGTTACTTATGCACATCCCAATCGGGATGTCCTGTTTGGTGATATAAACATGATTATCAACAAACAGGAAAAAATAGCTTTAATCGGCAATAACGGTACCGGAAAATCTACCATTTTGAAAATACTGGCAGGTGCTCTTACTGTTTCTTCCGGTCAGGTCAAAACCGATTCAAAGCCTTATTATGTTCCTCAAATTTTTGGACAATTTAATGATTATACCATTGCGCAGGCTCTTGGCATTGACGCCAAACTGACTGCTTTACAGGAGATTCTCGAAGGTCAGGTAACCGAAGAAAATCTGTCACTTCTGGACGACGACTGGGCAATTGAAGAACGATCCATAGAAGCGCTGATGCACTGGAACCTCCAATCTTTTGATCTGAATCAGAAAATGGATACCCTGAGTGGCGGACAAAAGACAAAAGTTTTTCTTGCCGGCATGATGATCCATACGCCGGAAATTGTTCTACTGGATGAGCCCAGCAATCACCTGGATAAAACAAGCAGAAATATCCTTTATGATTATATCAGGACAACCACAAATACCTTGGTAGTGGTTAGTCACGATATAACCTTACTGAATATACTTCATAAAGTTTTTGAACTTGGTAAACATGGAATTACCGTTTATGGCGGCAATTACGATTTTTATGCAGAACAAAAACGGATTGAATCCGAAGCTTTGAACCAGGATCTGCGAAATAAGGAAAAGGCCTTCCGAAAGGCCAGGGAAGTGGAAAGAGAATCAGTGGAACGCCAGCAAAAACTAGATGCGCGCGGAAAGAAAAAACAGGAAAAAGCCGGACTTCCGAAAATTTCCATGAACACATTTAAAAACAATGCAGAGAAAAGTACCTCCCGCATCCGGGACGTTCATACCGAGAAAGTTGATGCCATTGCGCAGGATATTAGTCAACTGCGAAAAGGATTAGCTGATGTAAATAAAATGAAAGTGGATTTTGACAATTCTGCGCTTCATAAGGGAAAAATACTTGTTTCCGCAAAAGACATCAATTACGGATACTCTGATCAGATGCTTTGGAAAAATGCGCTAACTTTTCAGATTACCAGTGCTGAAAGAATTGTGATTTCCGGTTCAAACGGCTCCGGTAAAACAACGCTTATAAAAATGATTTTGGGCGAATTTTTACCGCAGTCAGGGATCCTGGAAAGAGCTGATTTCAAAGCAGTTTACATTGATCAGGATTATTCTTTTATTGACAACAACCTCTCCGTTTATGAACAAGCTCAAAAATTCAATTCGGGGATTTTGCAGGAACACGAGATAAAAATCCGGCTCAACCGTTTTCTTTTTACAAAGGAGTATTGGGACAAACCTTGCAGTACACTTAGCGGCGGAGAGAAAATGCGACTGATACTTTGTTCGTTAACCATTAGCAACCAGGCTCCGGATATGATTATCCTGGATGAACCGACAAATAATCTTGATATTCAGAACATTGAAATTTTAACTTCTGCCATTCAGGAATACAGTGGCACGTTACTGATTGTTTCTCATGACGAACATTTTTTGGAGCAAATCCATGCAGATCGGTTCATTCATTTATAA
- the ligD gene encoding DNA ligase D: MTLVKYKEKRSFNKTPEPTGGKSKAASLRFVIQKHAASRLHYDFRLEMDGVLKSWAVPKGPSTDPSVKRLAMMVEDHPFDYKDFEGIIPDGNYGAGTVMVWDEGTYEPIEPTKGREKQEKKLLDELQSGSLKFILHGKKLEGEFALVKTKGMADNSWLLIKHRDEFASDEDITEMNKSVISGKDLEKIAETSENIYGSDEEKEPEKETKKSAKPESKTTVKKKLKKQVDPDSSEVPKAYIDVKKALKKGKKEKFPEFFTPMLATLVDEPFDDPGWEYEVKWDGYRALAFLNKSEIELRSRNNKSFNDKFYPVFDAVKNWGINAVIDGEIVVVDDKGISNFNSLQNWRSEADGQLLYYVFDVLWLNGQNLMELTLKERKAILQTLIPEDSIIKSGFSMDARGTEFFEVAKTMGLEGIIAKRSDSVYYPGDRSKNWLKIKVQKRQEVVIAGYTRNEGTSKLFSALLLGAYQDGKLQYVGKVGTGFNTKQQKEMLEMFKPLTTKKSPFQQIPDYNKPSRFRPNPPDASATWLEPKLVCEINFAEVTEEGVFRHPSFVAMREDKNPKDVVRETEAPTEKVVKNSEDKSEKKETESIIKAPGKSDRKTLLNPTEKSQVRKVNGRELKFTNLDKIFWPEEKYFKRDMLNYYYQVAPYILPYLKDRPQSLNRFPNGIKGPSFYQKDVTGKVPEWVEQFPYRANDDDQDKNYMLCNDEASLLLMVNMGAIEINPWSSKIQKPDNPDWCILDLDPDKTNTFEQVIETANVIKEILDNVKVPAFCKTSGSTGIHIYIPLGAKYDYDQSQLFAKWVASSANEALPDFTSIERMTKNRKGKLYIDYLQNRPGATLAAPYSIRPKPGATVSMPLHWTEVKKGLQMKDFTIVNALERIKSEGDIFKPVMEKGIDLEEILGQI; encoded by the coding sequence ATGACATTAGTTAAGTATAAGGAAAAGAGATCGTTCAACAAGACGCCGGAGCCAACGGGGGGCAAATCCAAGGCTGCTTCCCTGCGTTTTGTTATCCAGAAACACGCTGCATCACGTCTGCATTATGACTTCCGTCTGGAAATGGATGGTGTATTAAAAAGCTGGGCCGTACCCAAAGGACCATCCACTGATCCATCCGTAAAAAGACTGGCGATGATGGTAGAAGATCATCCATTTGACTATAAAGATTTTGAAGGAATAATTCCGGACGGCAATTATGGCGCAGGAACCGTGATGGTTTGGGATGAAGGAACTTACGAGCCCATTGAACCAACAAAAGGAAGAGAAAAACAGGAAAAAAAATTGCTCGATGAGCTGCAATCCGGTTCACTGAAATTCATCCTTCATGGTAAAAAACTGGAAGGTGAATTTGCTCTTGTAAAAACGAAGGGTATGGCCGATAATTCCTGGCTGCTTATCAAACATCGTGACGAATTTGCCAGCGATGAAGATATAACGGAGATGAATAAATCAGTTATTTCCGGGAAAGACCTTGAAAAAATAGCGGAGACAAGTGAAAATATTTATGGTTCCGATGAAGAAAAAGAACCTGAAAAAGAAACAAAAAAGTCCGCCAAACCTGAATCAAAAACGACCGTTAAAAAAAAACTAAAAAAACAGGTTGATCCCGATAGTTCCGAGGTTCCGAAAGCTTACATTGACGTAAAAAAGGCGCTAAAAAAAGGAAAAAAAGAGAAGTTTCCCGAGTTTTTTACCCCTATGCTGGCTACTTTGGTAGATGAGCCTTTTGACGATCCGGGTTGGGAATATGAAGTAAAATGGGATGGCTATCGAGCGTTGGCTTTTTTGAATAAATCGGAAATTGAACTTCGATCCCGAAATAATAAATCATTTAATGACAAGTTTTATCCGGTTTTTGATGCCGTTAAAAACTGGGGAATAAATGCAGTCATTGACGGTGAAATTGTGGTTGTTGACGATAAAGGAATTTCTAATTTCAACTCCCTTCAAAACTGGCGCAGTGAAGCAGACGGGCAACTTTTATACTATGTTTTTGATGTGCTCTGGTTAAACGGGCAAAACCTGATGGAGTTGACATTGAAAGAACGTAAAGCAATTCTGCAAACGCTGATCCCCGAAGATAGTATCATCAAAAGCGGATTCAGTATGGATGCAAGAGGCACCGAATTTTTCGAAGTCGCCAAAACCATGGGACTGGAAGGAATTATTGCCAAACGTTCCGACAGCGTTTATTATCCCGGTGACCGCTCAAAAAACTGGTTAAAAATAAAGGTACAAAAGCGCCAGGAAGTGGTAATTGCCGGTTATACGCGCAATGAAGGAACTTCGAAATTATTCAGCGCCCTGCTTTTAGGCGCTTATCAGGATGGAAAATTGCAATATGTAGGGAAAGTGGGGACCGGATTTAATACCAAACAGCAGAAAGAAATGCTGGAAATGTTCAAGCCGCTGACCACAAAGAAAAGTCCATTCCAACAAATTCCCGACTATAATAAACCGTCCCGTTTCCGGCCAAATCCACCGGATGCGTCAGCAACCTGGCTTGAACCTAAACTGGTTTGTGAAATCAATTTTGCAGAAGTAACCGAAGAAGGCGTATTCCGCCATCCTTCATTTGTAGCAATGCGGGAAGATAAAAATCCAAAAGATGTGGTAAGAGAGACAGAAGCACCAACGGAAAAAGTGGTAAAAAATTCCGAAGACAAATCCGAAAAAAAGGAAACAGAATCGATTATCAAGGCTCCGGGAAAATCAGACAGGAAAACTTTACTGAATCCAACCGAGAAATCGCAGGTACGAAAAGTGAATGGCAGAGAACTGAAATTCACGAATCTTGACAAGATATTCTGGCCTGAGGAAAAATACTTTAAACGGGATATGTTAAATTATTACTATCAGGTCGCGCCTTATATTTTACCTTACCTGAAAGACAGGCCGCAGTCGCTGAACCGTTTTCCCAACGGCATCAAAGGGCCAAGCTTTTATCAGAAAGATGTAACCGGAAAAGTACCAGAATGGGTTGAGCAATTCCCGTATCGGGCAAACGATGATGATCAGGATAAAAATTATATGCTTTGCAATGACGAAGCCAGCCTGCTCCTGATGGTTAATATGGGCGCCATTGAAATAAATCCATGGAGCAGTAAAATCCAGAAACCCGATAATCCTGACTGGTGCATTCTGGATCTGGATCCGGATAAAACCAATACTTTTGAGCAGGTTATTGAAACAGCCAATGTCATTAAAGAGATTCTCGACAATGTAAAAGTGCCCGCATTTTGTAAAACTTCCGGCTCTACGGGAATACATATTTACATTCCGCTTGGTGCAAAATATGACTATGACCAATCCCAGTTATTTGCCAAATGGGTAGCTTCAAGCGCCAATGAGGCCTTGCCCGATTTCACGAGTATCGAGCGAATGACGAAAAACAGGAAGGGAAAATTATACATCGATTACCTTCAAAATCGTCCGGGAGCGACGCTGGCCGCTCCCTACTCTATCCGCCCCAAACCTGGAGCAACGGTATCAATGCCACTGCACTGGACTGAGGTGAAAAAGGGATTGCAAATGAAAGATTTTACGATTGTCAATGCCCTTGAAAGAATAAAATCAGAAGGTGATATTTTTAAGCCGGTGATGGAAAAAGGAATTGATCTGGAAGAGATTTTGGGGCAGATATAA
- a CDS encoding alpha-ketoglutarate-dependent dioxygenase AlkB family protein: MQQLSLFDANESLSFPENLLEYFPGFLDPQQSISLMHQLIKKTPWRQQIIQMYGKEVITPRLTAWFGDSNKSYQFSGTKFDPVPWTLELYELKEKIQKATGLPFNSVLLNFYRDGNDSVAWHSDNEKELGINPHIASLSIGQARQFEFRNKSDHSRKYGLSLENGSLLIMKGDLQHNWEHRIPKSKKLNNERINLTFRSII; the protein is encoded by the coding sequence ATGCAGCAATTAAGTCTTTTCGATGCGAATGAAAGTTTGAGTTTTCCCGAAAACCTTCTGGAATATTTTCCAGGATTTTTAGACCCTCAGCAAAGTATTTCGCTTATGCATCAGCTAATTAAGAAAACCCCCTGGCGGCAGCAAATTATTCAGATGTATGGAAAAGAAGTGATCACACCGCGATTAACCGCCTGGTTTGGGGATTCCAATAAGTCTTATCAGTTTTCGGGCACAAAGTTTGATCCGGTTCCATGGACTTTGGAGTTATACGAATTGAAAGAAAAAATACAGAAAGCTACCGGCCTTCCATTTAATAGTGTGCTGTTGAATTTTTACAGAGACGGAAATGACTCGGTTGCATGGCATAGCGACAATGAAAAAGAACTGGGTATTAATCCCCACATTGCCTCTTTGAGTATAGGACAGGCGCGGCAATTTGAGTTTCGTAATAAATCCGATCATAGCCGAAAATATGGGTTAAGTCTGGAAAATGGTTCTTTGCTGATCATGAAGGGGGATTTGCAGCATAACTGGGAACACCGTATTCCGAAGTCGAAAAAATTAAATAACGAAAGGATCAACCTTACTTTTCGTTCTATCATTTAA
- a CDS encoding NUDIX domain-containing protein: MAKQSAGILLFRIKSEPEVFLVHPGGPFFAKKDLGVWSIPKGEFDHTETAIDAAKREFEEETGKVLEGEFIELKPITQKSGKVVHAWALEGDIDAENIVSNTFEMVWPPNSGKMKEFPENDKGEWFTIDEAKLKINERQIPLLNELSMLIS, from the coding sequence ATGGCCAAACAAAGCGCAGGAATCTTGTTATTCAGAATAAAATCAGAACCGGAAGTATTCCTGGTGCATCCCGGCGGACCGTTTTTTGCAAAAAAAGATCTCGGTGTCTGGTCTATTCCAAAAGGGGAATTTGACCATACGGAAACGGCTATTGATGCTGCAAAAAGGGAGTTTGAAGAAGAAACAGGAAAAGTGCTGGAAGGAGAATTTATTGAACTGAAACCCATCACGCAAAAAAGCGGGAAAGTGGTGCATGCCTGGGCACTGGAAGGAGATATTGATGCAGAAAATATTGTAAGCAATACTTTTGAAATGGTCTGGCCGCCAAATTCCGGGAAAATGAAAGAATTTCCGGAGAATGATAAAGGGGAGTGGTTTACGATTGATGAAGCAAAATTAAAGATTAATGAACGTCAGATTCCGCTGCTTAATGAGCTTAGTATGTTAATTTCCTAA